The Zygosaccharomyces rouxii strain CBS732 chromosome G complete sequence genome contains a region encoding:
- the SEC18 gene encoding AAA family ATPase SEC18 (highly similar to uniprot|P18759 Saccharomyces cerevisiae YBR080C SEC18 ATPase required for the release of Sec17p during the 'priming' step in homotypic vacuole fusion and for ER to Golgi transport homolog of the mammalian NSF), producing the protein MEKFKLPFVRSHIHHSAPPPDMSGVDAKPVYLQVGNSPNNGYALSNVVAVSSVDLPDNIYVQVDKLFIFTTRHSNDVPPGKIGFNGNQRTWGGWSLNQEILIQPFDLFKYSGKQSYLGSVDIEVSFRSRAKAVPTPFDQDELAQHFTKCFESQIFSPTQYLIFEFKGNIFDLKVRSLQTIDLGDVEPSTPVSSGIETKGILTKQTQLNFFKGRDGLVNLKSSNNLRPRSDAVIRPDFKFEDLGVGGLDTEFTKIFRRAFASRIFPPAVIEKLGISHVKGLLLYGPPGTGKTLIARKIGKMLNAKEPKIVNGPEILSKYVGSSEENIRNLFKDAEAEYRSKGEDSSLHIIIFDELDSVFKQRGSRGDGTGVGDNVVNQLLAKMDGVDQLNNILVIGMTNRKDLIDNALLRPGRFEVQVEIHLPDEQGRLQILDIQTKKMRENNMLEKDVDLAELAALTKNFSGAEIEGLVKSASSFAINKTISIGKGNTKLNQKDISKLTVNREDFLKALQEVTPAFGINEEDLKMCVEGGMIRYSDSVDAILKNGDRYVRQVRESAKSRLVSLLLHGPPGSGKTALSAAIALKSEFPFVRLISPTEISGMSEASKIAYIDNTFRDAYKSPLNILVIDSIETLVDWVPIGPRFSNNILQVLKVALKRKPPKDRRLLIMTTTSTHSVLQQMDILSCFDQEIAVPNMTTLDDFNNVMIESDFLDDQGRVMVINELAQVCPRFNIGIKKTLTNIETARHDEDPVSEIIELMVNSSGV; encoded by the coding sequence ATGGAAAAGTTCAAGTTACCATTTGTTAGATCTCACATCCATCACTCGGCACCACCTCCAGATATGTCTGGTGTAGATGCAAAGCCGGTTTATTTGCAAGTTGGTAATTCCCCCAATAATGGCTATGCCCTTTCCAATGTGGTAGCTGTATCATCAGTGGATTTACCAGACAATATCTATGTTCAGGTGgataaacttttcattttcaccaCTAGGCACTCCAACGATGTGCCACCAGGTAAAATAGGGTTTAATGGTAATCAGAGAACCTGGGGTGGATGGTCACTAaaccaagaaattcttATACAACCATTTGATCTCTTCAAGTATTCTGGTAAACAATCCTATTTGGGGTCAGTGGATATAGAAGTTTCATTTAGATCCAGAGCAAAAGCCGTGCCAACACCCtttgatcaagatgaattggCACAGCATTTTACCAAATGCTTTGAATCACAAATTTTCTCACCAACGCAGTACttaatctttgaatttaaagGCAATATCTTCGATTTAAAGGTCAGAAGTCTGCAAACTATAGATTTAGGGGATGTTGAACCTTCTACACCTGTGTCATCAGGAATTGAGACAAAGGGTATTCTTACAAAGCAGACTCAAttgaacttcttcaaaggtAGAGATGGATTGGTTAACttaaaatcttccaatAATTTGCGTCCACGCTCTGATGCTGTTATTAGACcagattttaaatttgagGATTTAGGTGTTGGTGGGTTAGACACGGAATTTACAAAGATCTTTAGAAGAGCATTCGCAAGTAGAATCTTTCCACCTGCAgtgattgaaaaattgggtaTTTCTCATGTTAAGGGTTTATTACTGTATGGTCCTCCAGGTACTGGTAAGACTTTAATTGCTAGGAAGATTGGTAAAATGTTAAATGCAAAGGAACCTAAGATTGTCAATGGTCCTGAAATTCTGAGTAAATATGTGGGTTCGTCAGAAGAAAATATTCGtaaccttttcaaagatgcaGAAGCCGAATACAGGTCAAAGGGTGAAGATTCATCATTACATATCATTATCTTTGATGAGTTGGATTCTGTATTTAAGCAAAGAGGTTCGAGAGGTGATGGTACAGGTGTTGGTGATAATGTCGTTAATCAGTTGTTAGCTAAGATGGATGGtgttgatcaattgaataacATCTTGGTCATTGGTATGACTAACCGTAAAGATTTGATCGATAATGCTCTATTGCGTCCTGGTAGATTCGAAGTTCAAGTGGAAATTCACTTGCCAGATGAACAGGGTAGATTGCAAATTTTAGATATTCAGACTAAGAAAATGAGAGAAAATAACATGCTTGAAAAAGATGTTGATCTTGCAGAATTGGCTGCTTTAACGAAGAATTTCTCCGGTGCTGAAATTGAAGGTTTGGTCAAAAGTGCAAGTTCATTTGCCATTAATAAGACTATTAGCATTGGTAAGGGAAACACTAAATTAAACCAAAAAGATATTTCTAAATTGACAGTTAACAGGGAAGATTTCTTAAAAGCTTTACAAGAAGTTACACCAGCGTTTGGTatcaatgaagaagatttgaaaatgtgTGTGGAAGGTGGCATGATAAGATACTCGGATTCCGTCGATgctattttgaaaaatggtgacAGATATGTTCGTCAAGTACGTGAAAGTGCCAAATCAAGATTGGTCTCTTTATTGCTCCATGGTCCACCAGGTTCCGGTAAAACTGCACTATCGGCCGCCATCGCTCTAAAATCTGAATTCCCCTTTGTGAGATTGATTTCTCCAACGGAAATATCTGGTATGTCGGAGGCTTCAAAAATTGCATATATCGATAATACATTCAGAGATGCTTACAAGTCACCTTTGAATATCCTGGTTATCGATTCTATCGAAACCCTTGTTGATTGGGTTCCCATTGGCCCCAGATTTTCAAACAATATTTTACAAGTTCTTAAGGTGGCACTAAAACGTAAACCACCAAAGGATCGTCGTCTTTTGATTATGACTACCACTTCTACGCATTCGGTTTTACAGCAAATGGATATTTTAAGTTGTTTTGATCAAGAGATTGCGGTGCCCAACATGACTACGCTAGACGATTTCAATAACGTTATGATAGAATCGGATTTCCTCGATGACCAAGGCAGAGTGATGGTCATAAATGAATTGGCACAAGTGTGTCCTCGTTTCAATATCGGTATCAAGAAGACTCTAACAAATATCGAGACCGCAAGACATGATGAGGACCCTGTGAGCGAAATTATCGAATTGATGGTCAACTCCTCAGGTGTTTGA
- the EMC10 gene encoding Emc10p (similar to uniprot|Q12025 Saccharomyces cerevisiae YDR056C Hypothetical ORF): protein MKLLATALLASVALCNELKLQLRNIETGIAVPWGLYDYDSVTLDASTLESPKEENNDQGSYCVDAIYDGETIPCFSFLDVESPLHYNLVIDVHDQELKKLSLIHNPEVRGIEPLVRNPVKGPEPPAVKLKKTTKTYQDKKANKEATTAQFSSEDNEDENKTWFQKNWKVLLIGLIVYNVIAVMNKQGEVKQEVEENQKPLGD from the coding sequence ATGAAATTACTTGCTACCGCTCTTTTAGCATCTGTTGCTCTGTGCAATGAGTTGAAATTACAACTGAGGAATATCGAGACTGGTATTGCTGTTCCTTGGGGCCTTTATGATTATGACAGTGTTACGCTCGATGCTAGCACTTTGGAATCGccaaaggaagaaaataaTGATCAAGGTTCCTATTGTGTGGATGCCATTTACGATGGTGAAACTATTCCATGCTTTTCCTTTTTGGATGTAGAGAGTCCGTTACATTACAATCTGGTCATCGATGTACACGACCAAGAGTTAAAGAAGCTTTCACTAATACATAACCCAGAGGTTAGAGGTATCGAACCTCTTGTAAGAAATCCAGTAAAGGGACCAGAGCCACCTGCtgttaaattgaaaaagactACAAAGACTTATCAAGACAAAAAGGCTAATAAAGAAGCAACAACGGCACAATTCTCATCAGAGGACAACGAGGACGAAAATAAGACTTGGttccaaaagaattggaaagtacTGCTAATTGGTCTTATCGTGTACAATGTGATAGCTGTAATGAACAAGCAAGGAGAAGTTAAACAAGAAGTCGAAGAGAACCAAAAACCATTGGGTGATTGA